In one Streptomyces sp. NBC_00597 genomic region, the following are encoded:
- a CDS encoding UDP-glucose/GDP-mannose dehydrogenase family protein: MAPLRITVIGTGYLGATHAAAMAELGFEVLGLDVVPEKIEMLAAGRVPMYEPGLEELLAAHVAGLPGSTGRLRFTQSWEEVGAFGDVHFVCVNTPQKHGEYACDMSYVDSAMESLAPHLTRPVLVVGKSTVPVGSAERLAAKLAELSPAGADVELAWNPEFLREGFAVQDTLHPDRIVIGVQGDRGEKLLREVYATPMAEGTPLVVTDFPTAELVKTAANSFLATKISFINAMAEVCEAAGGDVVKLAEAIGHDERIGSKFLRAGIGFGGGCLPKDIRAFMARAGELGADQALTFLREVDSINMRRRGHMVELAREAVGGSFLGKRVAVLGATFKPDSDDVRDSPALNVAGQIHLQGGQVTVYDPKGMDNARRVFPTLGYADSALEAARGAEVVLHLTEWREFRDLDPVELGAVVTDRLILDGRNALDTDRWRSAGWTYRAMGRPRA, from the coding sequence ATGGCCCCCCTCAGGATCACTGTGATCGGCACCGGCTACCTCGGCGCCACGCACGCCGCGGCAATGGCGGAGCTGGGCTTCGAGGTGCTCGGGCTGGACGTGGTCCCGGAGAAGATCGAGATGCTGGCCGCGGGCCGGGTCCCGATGTACGAGCCCGGGCTGGAGGAACTCCTCGCCGCGCACGTCGCGGGCCTGCCCGGCTCCACCGGGCGGCTGCGCTTCACGCAGTCCTGGGAGGAGGTCGGCGCCTTCGGCGACGTCCACTTCGTCTGCGTGAACACCCCCCAGAAGCACGGCGAGTACGCCTGCGACATGTCGTACGTCGACTCCGCGATGGAGTCGCTGGCTCCGCACCTGACCCGGCCGGTCCTGGTCGTCGGCAAGTCCACCGTGCCGGTGGGCTCCGCCGAACGCCTCGCCGCGAAGCTGGCGGAGCTGTCGCCGGCCGGCGCGGACGTGGAGCTGGCGTGGAACCCGGAGTTCCTGCGGGAGGGCTTCGCCGTGCAGGACACCCTGCACCCCGACCGGATCGTGATCGGCGTCCAGGGCGACCGCGGCGAGAAGCTGCTGCGCGAGGTGTACGCGACGCCGATGGCGGAGGGCACCCCGCTGGTGGTGACCGACTTCCCGACGGCCGAGCTCGTCAAGACCGCCGCCAACTCCTTCCTCGCCACGAAGATCTCCTTCATCAACGCGATGGCGGAGGTCTGCGAGGCCGCCGGCGGCGACGTGGTCAAGCTGGCCGAGGCCATCGGGCACGACGAGCGGATCGGCTCGAAGTTCCTGCGCGCCGGGATCGGCTTCGGCGGCGGCTGCCTGCCCAAGGACATCCGGGCCTTCATGGCGCGCGCCGGCGAGCTGGGCGCGGACCAGGCGCTGACCTTCCTGCGCGAGGTCGACTCCATCAACATGCGCCGGCGCGGGCACATGGTCGAGCTCGCCCGCGAGGCCGTCGGCGGCTCCTTCCTCGGCAAGCGGGTCGCGGTGCTCGGCGCCACCTTCAAGCCGGACTCCGACGACGTCCGCGACTCCCCCGCGCTGAACGTAGCCGGACAGATCCACCTCCAGGGCGGCCAGGTCACCGTCTACGACCCGAAGGGCATGGACAACGCCCGCCGCGTCTTCCCGACGCTCGGCTACGCGGACTCCGCTCTGGAGGCGGCCCGCGGCGCGGAGGTCGTCCTGCACCTCACCGAATGGCGCGAGTTCCGCGACCTCGACCCGGTGGAGCTGGGCGCGGTCGTCACCGACCGCCTGATCCTGGACGGCCGCAACGCCCTCGACACCGACCGCTGGCGCTCGGCCGGCTGGACGTACCGGGCGATGGGCCGCCCCCGGGCCTGA
- a CDS encoding dipeptidase: MADLQDEPHAAFPAPTAPTAHTAGTAAMIPVGPGSAGAEDAPAAVAGSALERAVALLSVHPVADGHNTLVWTLRQSPYHDIDTPDSGVDTDIPRLRAGGVGAQFWSLLLPQEAAAADQVVSDTLEQIDVALTLIHRYPDSLSLALTADDMADARNRGRIASFLGPVPGRTLTDSLGALRAFHALGVRILAPAGAPWAREELTPFGHEVVKEMNRLAMLVDLTGCTPEVACQLAGASKAPVIVSHTAAAALNQHPGNLTDDVLLALRASNGLAMVTFDAEQTGDSLHAVADHVEHVRTVAGPQCVGLGATFGTEPGVPRPMGLTDPSGYPRLIAELLERGWTETDLALLTWENAQRVLRDAEFTARAAQHRRPV; encoded by the coding sequence ATGGCCGACCTGCAGGATGAACCGCACGCCGCTTTCCCCGCGCCCACGGCGCCCACCGCCCACACCGCGGGCACCGCGGCCATGATCCCCGTGGGGCCCGGCTCCGCCGGAGCCGAGGACGCGCCCGCCGCGGTGGCGGGCAGCGCCCTGGAACGGGCCGTCGCGCTGTTGTCCGTGCATCCCGTCGCCGACGGGCACAACACCCTGGTCTGGACCCTGCGCCAGAGTCCGTACCACGACATCGACACCCCGGACAGCGGTGTCGACACCGACATCCCGCGGCTGCGCGCCGGCGGGGTCGGCGCCCAGTTCTGGTCGCTGCTGCTGCCGCAGGAGGCCGCGGCCGCGGACCAGGTGGTGTCCGACACCCTCGAACAGATCGACGTGGCGCTGACCCTGATCCACCGCTACCCCGACAGCCTGTCCCTCGCGCTGACGGCGGACGACATGGCCGACGCCCGCAACCGGGGCCGGATCGCCTCGTTCCTGGGTCCCGTTCCCGGCCGTACGCTGACCGACTCGCTGGGTGCGCTGCGCGCGTTCCACGCACTGGGCGTACGGATCCTCGCGCCCGCGGGGGCGCCCTGGGCCCGGGAAGAGCTGACGCCCTTCGGCCACGAGGTGGTCAAGGAGATGAACCGGCTGGCGATGCTCGTGGACCTGACCGGCTGCACGCCGGAGGTGGCCTGCCAGCTCGCCGGGGCCTCCAAGGCGCCGGTCATCGTCTCGCACACCGCGGCGGCGGCACTGAACCAGCATCCGGGGAACCTGACCGATGACGTGCTGCTGGCACTGCGGGCGTCGAACGGCCTGGCGATGGTCACCTTCGACGCGGAGCAGACCGGGGACTCGCTGCACGCCGTGGCCGACCACGTGGAACACGTACGGACCGTGGCGGGTCCGCAGTGCGTCGGCCTCGGCGCCACCTTCGGCACCGAACCGGGCGTTCCCCGTCCGATGGGTCTGACGGACCCCTCGGGCTATCCGCGGCTGATCGCGGAACTGCTGGAGCGCGGCTGGACGGAGACCGACCTGGCTCTGCTGACCTGGGAGAACGCCCAGCGGGTGCTGCGCGACGCGGAATTCACGGCGCGCGCCGCCCAGCACCGCAGACCGGTGTAG
- a CDS encoding dipeptidase, translated as MSAAQRLGEARELLAEHPVVDGHNDLPWALREQVRYDLAQRDIAADQSGRLHTDIPRLRAGGVGAQFWSVYVRSDYAGDTAVSATLEQIDAVAQLIDRYPADLVRALTAQDMEAARADGRIASLMGAEGGHSINNSLATLRALHRLGVRYMTLTHNDTIDWADSATDEPRHGGLSDFGREVVREMNRIGMLVDLSHVAATTMRDALAVSAAPVIFSHSSSLAICDHPRNIPDDVLALLPANGGVAMATFVPKFILPAAVEWTRAADENLRAHGFHHLDTTPGAMALHRAFEAERPRPVATAATVADHLDHMREVAGVDHIGIGGDYDGTAFTPAGLDDVAGYPNLIAELLARGWSRADLAKLTWSNAVRALRDAEAVARELSASRGPSNAVL; from the coding sequence GTGAGCGCCGCGCAGCGCCTCGGCGAGGCGCGGGAGCTGCTCGCCGAGCACCCGGTCGTCGACGGGCACAACGACCTGCCGTGGGCGCTGCGCGAGCAGGTCCGCTACGACTTGGCGCAGCGTGACATCGCGGCCGACCAGAGCGGCCGGCTGCACACCGACATCCCCCGGCTGCGCGCCGGCGGGGTCGGCGCCCAGTTCTGGTCGGTGTACGTCCGCTCCGACTACGCGGGCGACACCGCGGTCAGCGCCACCCTGGAGCAGATCGACGCCGTCGCCCAGCTGATCGACCGTTACCCGGCGGACCTGGTACGGGCGCTGACGGCGCAGGACATGGAGGCGGCCCGCGCCGACGGCCGGATCGCCTCGCTGATGGGCGCCGAGGGCGGCCACTCCATCAACAACTCGCTCGCCACGCTGCGCGCCCTGCACCGGCTGGGCGTGCGGTACATGACGCTCACGCACAACGACACGATCGACTGGGCGGACTCGGCGACCGACGAGCCCCGGCACGGCGGCCTGAGCGACTTCGGCCGCGAGGTCGTGCGCGAGATGAACCGCATCGGCATGCTCGTCGACCTCTCGCACGTCGCCGCGACGACGATGCGGGACGCGCTCGCCGTCTCGGCCGCGCCGGTGATCTTCTCGCACTCGTCCTCGCTGGCGATCTGCGACCACCCGCGCAACATCCCGGACGACGTGCTGGCGCTGCTGCCGGCCAACGGCGGCGTCGCCATGGCCACGTTCGTACCGAAGTTCATCCTCCCGGCGGCGGTCGAGTGGACCCGGGCGGCGGACGAGAACCTGCGCGCACACGGCTTCCACCACCTCGACACCACGCCCGGGGCGATGGCCCTGCACCGGGCCTTCGAGGCCGAGCGCCCGCGCCCGGTGGCCACGGCCGCCACGGTCGCCGACCACCTGGACCACATGCGCGAGGTGGCCGGCGTCGACCACATCGGCATCGGCGGGGACTACGACGGCACGGCCTTCACCCCGGCCGGGCTGGACGACGTGGCGGGCTACCCGAACCTGATCGCGGAGCTGCTCGCGCGCGGCTGGTCGCGCGCCGACCTGGCCAAGCTGACCTGGTCCAACGCGGTACGGGCGCTGCGCGACGCGGAAGCGGTGGCGCGCGAGCTCTCGGCGTCCCGCGGCCCGTCCAACGCGGTGCTGTAG
- the purE gene encoding 5-(carboxyamino)imidazole ribonucleotide mutase, which translates to MSTSTAGPVIGIVMGSDSDWPVMEAAAQALDEFEIPYEVDVVSAHRMPREMVAYGERAAERGLKAIIAGAGGAAHLPGMLASVTPLPVIGVPVPLKYLDGMDSLLSIVQMPAGVPVATVSVAGARNAGLLAVRMLAAHDPELLGRMKDFQQELNDQATEKGKRLRAKVAGAESFGFGK; encoded by the coding sequence ATGAGCACCTCCACCGCAGGGCCCGTCATCGGCATCGTCATGGGCTCGGACTCCGACTGGCCCGTCATGGAGGCCGCCGCCCAGGCCCTCGACGAGTTCGAGATCCCCTACGAGGTCGACGTGGTGTCCGCGCACCGGATGCCGCGCGAGATGGTCGCGTACGGGGAGCGGGCCGCCGAGCGCGGTCTCAAGGCGATCATCGCCGGGGCCGGCGGCGCCGCCCACCTTCCCGGCATGCTCGCCTCGGTGACCCCGCTGCCGGTCATCGGCGTCCCGGTGCCGCTGAAGTACCTCGACGGCATGGACTCCCTGCTGTCGATCGTCCAGATGCCCGCAGGGGTTCCCGTCGCCACCGTTTCCGTCGCCGGAGCGCGCAACGCGGGGCTGCTGGCCGTACGGATGCTGGCCGCCCACGACCCCGAGCTGCTCGGCCGCATGAAGGACTTCCAGCAGGAGCTGAACGACCAGGCCACGGAGAAGGGCAAGCGGCTGCGGGCGAAGGTCGCGGGCGCCGAGTCCTTCGGGTTCGGCAAGTGA
- a CDS encoding 5-(carboxyamino)imidazole ribonucleotide synthase, producing the protein MTFPVVGMVGGGQLARMTHEAGIPLGIRFKLLSDTPQDSAAQVVSDVVIGDYRDLETLRAFARGCDVITFDHEHVPIEHLRALEADGVPVRPGPDALMHAADKGVMRAKLDAIGAPSPRHRIVSDPADAAAFADEVGGFPIILKTVRGGYDGKGVWFVRIPEDAEAPFKAGVPVLAEEKVDFVRELAANIVRSPHGQAVAYPVVESIQVDGVCDTVIAPAPDLSEELAGEAQALALRIAKELGVTGHLAVELFETADGRILVNELAMRPHNSGHWTQDGAITSQFANHVRAVLDLPLGDPRPRARWTVMANVLGGDYPDMYAAYLHCMAHDPQLKIHMYGKDVKHGRKVGHVNTYGDDLDDVLERARHAAGYLRGTITA; encoded by the coding sequence GTGACGTTCCCGGTAGTCGGCATGGTCGGCGGCGGACAGCTCGCCCGCATGACCCACGAGGCGGGTATCCCCCTCGGCATCAGATTCAAGCTCCTCAGTGACACCCCACAGGACTCGGCGGCCCAGGTCGTGAGCGATGTCGTCATCGGCGACTATCGCGATCTGGAGACGTTGCGCGCCTTCGCGCGCGGCTGCGATGTGATCACTTTCGACCACGAGCACGTGCCCATCGAGCACCTGCGGGCCCTGGAAGCGGACGGCGTTCCCGTCCGCCCGGGGCCCGACGCGTTGATGCACGCCGCCGACAAGGGGGTGATGCGCGCGAAGCTCGACGCGATCGGCGCCCCGAGTCCCCGCCACCGGATCGTGAGCGATCCGGCGGACGCGGCGGCGTTCGCGGACGAGGTGGGCGGCTTCCCGATCATCCTCAAGACCGTCCGCGGCGGCTACGACGGCAAGGGCGTGTGGTTCGTCCGGATCCCCGAGGACGCGGAGGCCCCGTTCAAGGCGGGCGTCCCGGTCCTGGCGGAGGAGAAGGTCGACTTCGTCCGCGAGCTCGCGGCCAACATCGTCCGCTCCCCGCACGGCCAGGCCGTGGCCTACCCCGTCGTCGAGTCCATCCAGGTAGACGGCGTGTGCGACACGGTGATCGCCCCCGCCCCGGACCTGTCCGAGGAGCTGGCGGGCGAGGCCCAGGCGCTCGCCCTGCGCATCGCCAAGGAGCTCGGCGTGACCGGCCACCTGGCCGTGGAGCTGTTCGAGACCGCCGACGGCCGGATCCTCGTCAACGAGCTGGCGATGCGCCCGCACAACAGCGGCCACTGGACCCAGGACGGCGCGATCACGTCCCAGTTCGCCAACCACGTCCGCGCGGTCCTGGACCTCCCCCTGGGCGACCCGCGCCCCCGGGCCCGCTGGACGGTCATGGCGAACGTGCTCGGCGGGGACTACCCCGACATGTACGCGGCATACCTGCACTGCATGGCCCACGACCCGCAGCTCAAGATCCACATGTACGGCAAGGACGTGAAACACGGCCGCAAGGTCGGCCACGTCAACACCTACGGCGACGACCTGGACGATGTGCTGGAACGCGCACGCCACGCAGCCGGCTACCTCAGGGGAACGATCACCGCATGA
- a CDS encoding GtrA family protein: MSRPQQVSALERVRGLAREVAKFGAVGGVGVLVNLGVFNLIRHTTDLQVVRASVIATVVAIITNYIGFRYFTYRDRARSGNSRELLLFVAFSVIGLVIENGVLYTATYGFGWDGPVASNVFKFIGIATATVFRFWSYRTWVFKALPEPATAAEPAPAPASVVGSTPGGAGTGPSAARAPEPAGK, encoded by the coding sequence ATGAGCAGGCCGCAGCAGGTTTCCGCGCTCGAACGCGTACGCGGCCTCGCCCGCGAGGTCGCCAAGTTCGGGGCCGTCGGCGGCGTGGGCGTGCTCGTCAACCTGGGCGTCTTCAACCTGATCCGCCACACCACGGACCTCCAGGTCGTCCGGGCGAGCGTCATAGCCACCGTGGTGGCCATCATCACCAACTACATCGGCTTCCGGTACTTCACCTACCGGGACCGCGCCCGCTCCGGCAACTCCCGCGAGCTGCTGCTGTTCGTGGCCTTCAGCGTGATCGGTCTGGTGATCGAGAACGGCGTGCTGTACACCGCCACGTACGGGTTCGGCTGGGACGGCCCGGTCGCCAGCAACGTGTTCAAGTTCATCGGCATCGCCACGGCCACCGTGTTCCGCTTCTGGTCGTACCGGACCTGGGTCTTCAAGGCCCTGCCGGAACCGGCGACGGCCGCGGAACCGGCCCCGGCCCCGGCCTCCGTGGTCGGCTCGACGCCTGGTGGGGCCGGGACCGGCCCGAGCGCCGCCCGCGCCCCCGAGCCCGCCGGCAAGTAG
- a CDS encoding ATP-binding protein, with amino-acid sequence MRRRLINSTLAVVLVVIAVFGVSLVIVETRTITSSAQDRIESEALRLVGIVESSVLEHKPIDARALAEQLDMGGYARITVPGQPPVEVGDRIPDSVIRGTAKGEQGETVVVEESRSTVTREVGRTLAVVGAVALLAVVAAVLLAVRQANRLASPLTDLAETAERLGSGDPRPRHRRYGVPELDRVADVLDSSAERIGRMLTAERRLAADASHQLRTPLTALSMRLEEITVTDDLETVREEASIALTQVERLTDVVERLLTNSRDPRTGSAVPFDLDEVVKQQVEEWRPAYRSAGRAIVRSGKTGMRAVGTPGAVSQVLATLVENALMHGGGTVALRTRVIGNQAVLEVTDEGPGVPPDLGNRIFERAISGRNSTGIGLAVARDLAEADGGRLELLQTQPAVFALFLSRTAPERPEPEQTVR; translated from the coding sequence ATGCGCCGCCGCCTGATCAACTCCACGCTCGCCGTGGTGCTCGTCGTCATCGCCGTCTTCGGGGTCTCCCTGGTGATCGTGGAGACCCGGACGATCACCAGCAGTGCCCAGGACCGCATCGAGTCCGAGGCGCTGCGCCTGGTCGGCATCGTCGAGTCCAGCGTCCTGGAACACAAACCCATCGACGCCCGTGCCCTCGCCGAGCAGCTGGACATGGGCGGCTACGCCCGGATCACGGTCCCCGGACAGCCGCCCGTGGAGGTCGGGGACCGGATCCCCGACAGCGTCATCCGCGGCACCGCCAAGGGCGAGCAGGGCGAGACCGTGGTCGTCGAGGAGTCCCGCTCCACGGTGACCCGGGAGGTCGGGCGGACCCTGGCCGTGGTCGGCGCGGTGGCGCTGCTCGCCGTCGTGGCGGCCGTCCTGCTCGCCGTACGGCAGGCCAACCGGCTCGCCTCCCCGCTCACCGACCTGGCCGAGACGGCCGAGCGGCTGGGATCCGGCGACCCGCGCCCCCGGCACAGGCGGTACGGGGTCCCCGAGCTGGACCGGGTCGCGGACGTACTGGACTCCAGCGCGGAACGGATCGGTCGGATGCTCACCGCCGAGCGGCGGCTGGCCGCGGACGCCTCGCACCAGCTGCGCACCCCCCTCACGGCGCTGTCGATGCGGCTGGAGGAGATCACGGTCACCGATGACCTGGAGACCGTGCGGGAGGAGGCGAGCATCGCCCTGACCCAGGTGGAGCGGCTCACGGACGTGGTCGAGCGGCTGCTGACGAACTCGCGGGACCCGCGGACGGGCTCTGCGGTCCCCTTCGACCTGGACGAGGTCGTCAAACAGCAGGTGGAGGAGTGGCGGCCGGCGTACCGCAGCGCGGGCCGGGCCATCGTGCGCTCCGGCAAGACGGGCATGCGGGCCGTCGGGACGCCGGGCGCGGTCTCGCAGGTGCTGGCGACCCTCGTGGAGAACGCGCTGATGCACGGTGGCGGCACGGTCGCGCTGCGTACCCGGGTGATCGGGAACCAGGCGGTGCTGGAGGTCACGGACGAGGGGCCGGGGGTCCCGCCGGACCTCGGCAACCGGATCTTCGAGCGGGCGATCAGCGGCCGCAATTCGACCGGGATCGGCCTGGCGGTGGCCCGGGACCTCGCGGAGGCAGACGGGGGCCGCCTGGAGCTGTTGCAGACGCAGCCGGCGGTGTTCGCGCTGTTCCTGAGCCGGACCGCGCCGGAGCGGCCGGAGCCGGAGCAGACGGTCCGCTGA
- a CDS encoding response regulator transcription factor, whose product MTRVLLAEDDASISEPLARALRREGYEVEVREDGPTALDAGLQGGVDLVVLDLGLPGMDGLEVARRLRAEGHGFPILVLTARADEVDTVVGLDAGADDYVTKPFRLAELLARVRALLRRGAGDATQAPATHGVRIDVESHRAWMGEEELQLTAKEFDLLRVLVRDAGRVVTRDQLMREVWDTTWWSSTKTLDMHISWLRKKLGDDAANPRYIATVRGVGFRFEKS is encoded by the coding sequence ATGACGCGTGTACTGCTCGCCGAGGACGACGCATCCATCTCGGAGCCCCTGGCCCGCGCCCTGCGCCGGGAGGGGTACGAGGTCGAGGTCCGGGAGGACGGCCCCACCGCCCTGGACGCCGGACTTCAGGGCGGCGTCGACCTCGTCGTCCTGGATCTGGGCCTGCCGGGCATGGACGGCCTCGAAGTCGCCCGCCGGCTGCGCGCCGAGGGCCACGGCTTCCCCATTCTTGTGCTCACCGCCCGGGCGGACGAGGTCGACACGGTCGTCGGCCTGGACGCCGGCGCCGACGACTACGTGACCAAGCCCTTCCGCCTCGCCGAGCTGCTCGCCCGGGTCCGGGCCCTGCTCCGGCGCGGCGCGGGCGACGCCACCCAGGCTCCCGCCACCCACGGCGTACGCATCGACGTCGAGTCGCACCGCGCCTGGATGGGCGAGGAGGAGCTCCAGCTCACGGCCAAGGAGTTCGACCTGCTGCGGGTCCTGGTCCGCGACGCCGGCCGGGTCGTCACCCGCGACCAGCTGATGCGCGAGGTGTGGGACACCACGTGGTGGTCCTCCACCAAGACCCTCGACATGCACATCTCCTGGCTGCGCAAGAAGCTCGGCGACGACGCCGCGAACCCCCGCTACATCGCCACCGTCCGCGGGGTGGGCTTCCGCTTCGAGAAGAGCTGA
- a CDS encoding oligopeptide:H+ symporter, with amino-acid sequence MASSLTKGSADPSTEKTFFGHPRGLATLFMTEMWERFSYYGMRALLVYYLVSGGADAATGSQGGGLAMTAATTTAIYSVYVSMVYLMAMPGGWFGDRVWGARKTVAIAGFVIMAGHLSLAVPGQAMFFVGLILVAAGSGLLKANISTMVGHLYDGPDDPRRDGGFTLFYIGINLGAFVAPLVVGTVGKEHNWHLGFALAAVGMGLGLTQFLLGTKHLSPKSSVVPNPLTPEERKAVLTKLVLAVLGIAVFYGAVVALGAYTLNWALVPLTLAGLFIPIAVLTRIKRDKDLSGAEQSKMTAYIWFFIAAAVFWMIYDQGGSTLSLFADDKTADTVFGLGFSATWYQSLNPLFVMALAPVFAWLWVWLARKNQEPNTIVKFAMGLVLIGASFFVFIIPMNMAGDGTKVSPMWLVTIYMIQTIGELCVSPVGLSVTTKMAPQKYASQMMGVWFLAVTAGDCITSLLSIGGVDLNGTWVIAFQALAAALAGFAVYAYRKQVQVLMGDVH; translated from the coding sequence ATGGCTTCCAGCCTGACGAAGGGTTCGGCGGATCCGTCCACCGAGAAGACCTTCTTCGGCCACCCCCGTGGCCTGGCCACTCTGTTCATGACCGAGATGTGGGAGCGCTTCTCCTACTACGGCATGCGTGCACTCCTGGTGTACTACCTGGTCTCGGGCGGCGCCGACGCCGCGACGGGCAGCCAGGGTGGCGGTCTGGCCATGACCGCGGCCACGACCACGGCCATCTACTCCGTGTACGTCTCGATGGTCTACCTGATGGCCATGCCGGGCGGCTGGTTCGGTGACCGTGTCTGGGGCGCCCGCAAGACGGTCGCCATCGCCGGCTTCGTGATCATGGCCGGTCACCTGTCGCTGGCCGTTCCCGGCCAGGCGATGTTCTTCGTCGGTCTGATCCTCGTCGCGGCGGGTTCCGGTCTGCTGAAGGCCAACATCTCCACGATGGTCGGCCACCTGTACGACGGCCCGGACGACCCGCGCCGTGACGGTGGCTTCACCCTCTTCTACATCGGCATCAACCTCGGTGCCTTCGTGGCCCCGCTCGTCGTCGGCACCGTCGGCAAGGAGCACAACTGGCACCTGGGCTTCGCCCTCGCCGCGGTCGGCATGGGCCTGGGTCTGACCCAGTTCCTGCTCGGCACCAAGCACCTGAGCCCGAAGAGCAGCGTGGTCCCGAACCCGCTGACCCCGGAGGAGCGCAAGGCCGTCCTCACGAAGCTCGTGCTCGCGGTCCTGGGCATCGCCGTCTTCTACGGTGCCGTGGTCGCCCTCGGCGCCTACACCCTGAACTGGGCGCTCGTCCCGCTGACCCTGGCCGGCCTGTTCATCCCGATCGCCGTCCTGACGCGCATCAAGCGCGACAAGGACCTGTCGGGCGCCGAGCAGTCGAAGATGACCGCGTACATCTGGTTCTTCATCGCCGCCGCCGTCTTCTGGATGATCTACGACCAGGGTGGCTCCACCCTGTCCCTGTTCGCCGACGACAAGACCGCCGACACCGTCTTCGGCCTCGGCTTCTCGGCCACCTGGTACCAGTCGCTGAACCCGCTGTTCGTGATGGCGCTGGCCCCGGTCTTCGCCTGGCTGTGGGTGTGGCTGGCGCGCAAGAACCAGGAGCCGAACACCATCGTGAAGTTCGCGATGGGCCTGGTCCTGATCGGTGCCTCGTTCTTCGTCTTCATCATCCCGATGAACATGGCCGGCGACGGCACCAAGGTCTCCCCGATGTGGCTGGTCACGATCTACATGATCCAGACCATCGGTGAGCTGTGCGTCTCCCCGGTCGGCCTCTCCGTCACCACGAAGATGGCCCCGCAGAAGTACGCCTCCCAGATGATGGGTGTCTGGTTCCTCGCGGTCACCGCCGGTGACTGCATCACCAGCCTCCTGTCGATCGGCGGCGTCGACCTCAACGGCACCTGGGTGATCGCCTTCCAGGCGCTCGCCGCGGCCCTGGCCGGCTTCGCGGTCTACGCGTACCGCAAGCAGGTCCAGGTGCTCATGGGCGACGTGCACTGA
- a CDS encoding LPXTG cell wall anchor domain-containing protein: MTDRKRSTALALASALAGTTVLLAAPAAHADVVDVAYDCKTPIGDKSAVSPIDIKAVKEGDGYKLTMSFQKGVSSSPVELGKGAMSPSAVILADGAEKASVPVSGPSNPEAVPANTPIKITDLSGTYTPKKSGKVTFTAGVLTIKALGTTTTCTPGNSPKPSLELDVSAAAQSGGSTEDTLPQTGPTDSALALGTLGGTVLLTGAAGVLWLNRRGRRARS, encoded by the coding sequence GTGACCGACCGGAAACGCTCCACCGCGCTTGCGCTGGCCTCCGCGCTGGCCGGAACGACGGTCCTGCTGGCCGCCCCCGCAGCCCACGCCGACGTCGTCGACGTCGCGTACGACTGCAAGACCCCCATCGGCGACAAGTCGGCGGTCTCGCCCATCGACATCAAGGCGGTCAAGGAGGGCGACGGGTACAAGCTGACGATGTCCTTCCAGAAGGGCGTCTCCTCCAGCCCCGTCGAACTCGGCAAGGGCGCGATGAGCCCGAGCGCCGTCATCCTGGCCGACGGCGCGGAGAAGGCGTCCGTGCCGGTCTCCGGACCGTCCAACCCCGAGGCCGTGCCCGCCAACACCCCCATCAAGATCACCGACCTCTCGGGCACCTACACCCCCAAGAAGAGCGGCAAGGTCACCTTCACCGCGGGCGTCCTCACCATCAAGGCGCTGGGGACCACCACCACCTGCACCCCGGGCAACAGCCCCAAGCCGTCCCTGGAACTCGACGTGAGCGCCGCCGCGCAGTCCGGGGGCTCCACGGAAGACACCCTCCCGCAGACCGGCCCCACCGATTCCGCCCTCGCCCTCGGCACGCTCGGCGGCACCGTGCTGCTCACCGGCGCCGCCGGCGTGCTCTGGCTGAACCGGCGCGGCCGGCGGGCCCGGTCCTGA